From Harpia harpyja isolate bHarHar1 chromosome 19, bHarHar1 primary haplotype, whole genome shotgun sequence, one genomic window encodes:
- the CAMK1G gene encoding calcium/calmodulin-dependent protein kinase type 1G isoform X2 — protein MGRKEEDDSSSWKKQTSNIRKTFIFMEALGSGAFSEVFLVKQRSTGKLFALKCIKKSPLTRDSSLENEIAVLKKIKHENIVTLEDIYESTTHFYLVMQLVSGGELFDRILERGVYTEKDASVVIHQVLTAVKYLHENGIVHRDLKPENLLYLTPEENSKIMITDFGLSKMEQNGIMSTACGTPGYVAPEVLAQKPYSKAVDCWSIGVITYILLCGYPPFYEETESKLFEKIKEGYYEFESPFWDDISESAKDFIRHLLEKNPNTRFTCEEALRHPWINGNTALHRDIYPSVSAQIQKNFAKSKWRQAFNAAAVVHHMKKLHMNGHAAAESSLPVIQVSEASRPNTPTVGTQPAMPNKDKDASLPLVPTESCPNRPTQLEQDTGMREGKLQSHSDNGPLPTGSSLVLPDNHSPPTRTSCGCSPACMGHEKTKTSFCSETVLLKKSAKSHHFKSEVLVPMKTSKHSSHCGTGQTGVCLIM, from the exons ATGGGTCGTAAGGAAGAGGATGACAGCAGCTCCTGGAAGAAACAGACGAGCAACATCcgaaaaacattcattttcatggAGGCCCTGGGATC AGGTGCCTTTTCAGAAGTTTTCCTAGTGAAGCAAAGAAGCACTGGCAAGCTCTTTGCTCTGAAATGCATCAAGAAGTCTCCTCTCACAAGGGATAGCAGCTTGGAGAATGAAATAGCAGTGCTGAAAAA AATAAAGCATGAAAACATTGTCACTTTAGAAGATATTTATGAGAGCACAACCCACTTCTACCTGGTCATGCAGCT GGTATCTGGGGGAGAGCTGTTTGACCGAATTTTGGAACGGGGCGTTTACACCGAGAAAGATGCAAGTGTGGTGATCCACCAGGTCCTGACAGCAGTGAAGTACCTCCACGAAAACGGAATAGTTCACCGCGACTTGAAG CCTGAAAACCTTCTTTACCTTACTCCTGAAGAGAACTCCAAAATCATGATCACGGACTTCGGCTTGTCTAAAATGGAACAGAATGGCATCATGTCCACTGCCTGTGGGACTCCAGGATATGTTG CCCCTGAAGTCCTTGCCCAAAAACCATACAGCAAAGCTGTAGACTGCTGGTCCATTGGAGTCATCACCTATATTCT GCTGTGCGGGTATCCTCCTTTCTATGAAGAGACCGAATCCAAACTGTTTGAAAAGATTAAGGAAGGCTACTATGAGTTTGAGTCTCCGTTTTGGGACGATATCTCCGAGTCAG CCAAGGATTTCATCAGACATTTACTggagaaaaacccaaacacgAGGTTTACCTGTGAAGAAGCCCTGCGGCACCCATG GATTAATGGAAATACAGCCCTTCACCGTGACATATACCCATCTGTCAGCGCTCAGATTCAGAAAAACTTTGCAAAGAGCAAATGGAGG caagCCTTCAACGCCGCAGCCGTTGTGCACCACATGAAGAAGCTCCACATGAACGGTCACGCGGCGGCTGAAAGCTCCCTCCCCGTTATACAAGTCTCAGAGGCGTCCAGACCCAACACACCCACGGTGGGCACCCAACCAGCAATGCCAAACAAAGACAAGGACGCATCCCTCCCTCTGGTCCCCACAGAGAGCTGCCCAAACCGTCCCACTCAGCTGGAGCAAGACACCGGAATGAGAGAGGGAAAGCTGCAAAGCCACTCGGATAATGGACCGCTGCCCACGGGCAGCAGCCTGGTCCTGCCGGATAACCATAGCCCACCAACCAGAACTTCTTGTGGCTGCAGTCCAGCCTGCATGGGGCACGAGAAAACAAAGACGTCCTTCTGCTCTGAGACAGTGCTTcttaaaaaatctgcaaaatccCA TCATTTCAAATCAGAAGTTCTTGTTCCAATGAAAACCAGTAAACACTCTTCCCACTGTGGCACTGGGCAAACTGGAGTTTGTTTGATTATGTGA
- the CAMK1G gene encoding calcium/calmodulin-dependent protein kinase type 1G isoform X1 encodes MGRKEEDDSSSWKKQTSNIRKTFIFMEALGSGAFSEVFLVKQRSTGKLFALKCIKKSPLTRDSSLENEIAVLKKIKHENIVTLEDIYESTTHFYLVMQLVSGGELFDRILERGVYTEKDASVVIHQVLTAVKYLHENGIVHRDLKPENLLYLTPEENSKIMITDFGLSKMEQNGIMSTACGTPGYVAPEVLAQKPYSKAVDCWSIGVITYILLCGYPPFYEETESKLFEKIKEGYYEFESPFWDDISESAKDFIRHLLEKNPNTRFTCEEALRHPWINGNTALHRDIYPSVSAQIQKNFAKSKWRQAFNAAAVVHHMKKLHMNGHAAAESSLPVIQVSEASRPNTPTVGTQPAMPNKDKDASLPLVPTESCPNRPTQLEQDTGMREGKLQSHSDNGPLPTGSSLVLPDNHSPPTRTSCGCSPACMGHEKTKTSFCSETVLLKKSAKSHSHFKSEVLVPMKTSKHSSHCGTGQTGVCLIM; translated from the exons ATGGGTCGTAAGGAAGAGGATGACAGCAGCTCCTGGAAGAAACAGACGAGCAACATCcgaaaaacattcattttcatggAGGCCCTGGGATC AGGTGCCTTTTCAGAAGTTTTCCTAGTGAAGCAAAGAAGCACTGGCAAGCTCTTTGCTCTGAAATGCATCAAGAAGTCTCCTCTCACAAGGGATAGCAGCTTGGAGAATGAAATAGCAGTGCTGAAAAA AATAAAGCATGAAAACATTGTCACTTTAGAAGATATTTATGAGAGCACAACCCACTTCTACCTGGTCATGCAGCT GGTATCTGGGGGAGAGCTGTTTGACCGAATTTTGGAACGGGGCGTTTACACCGAGAAAGATGCAAGTGTGGTGATCCACCAGGTCCTGACAGCAGTGAAGTACCTCCACGAAAACGGAATAGTTCACCGCGACTTGAAG CCTGAAAACCTTCTTTACCTTACTCCTGAAGAGAACTCCAAAATCATGATCACGGACTTCGGCTTGTCTAAAATGGAACAGAATGGCATCATGTCCACTGCCTGTGGGACTCCAGGATATGTTG CCCCTGAAGTCCTTGCCCAAAAACCATACAGCAAAGCTGTAGACTGCTGGTCCATTGGAGTCATCACCTATATTCT GCTGTGCGGGTATCCTCCTTTCTATGAAGAGACCGAATCCAAACTGTTTGAAAAGATTAAGGAAGGCTACTATGAGTTTGAGTCTCCGTTTTGGGACGATATCTCCGAGTCAG CCAAGGATTTCATCAGACATTTACTggagaaaaacccaaacacgAGGTTTACCTGTGAAGAAGCCCTGCGGCACCCATG GATTAATGGAAATACAGCCCTTCACCGTGACATATACCCATCTGTCAGCGCTCAGATTCAGAAAAACTTTGCAAAGAGCAAATGGAGG caagCCTTCAACGCCGCAGCCGTTGTGCACCACATGAAGAAGCTCCACATGAACGGTCACGCGGCGGCTGAAAGCTCCCTCCCCGTTATACAAGTCTCAGAGGCGTCCAGACCCAACACACCCACGGTGGGCACCCAACCAGCAATGCCAAACAAAGACAAGGACGCATCCCTCCCTCTGGTCCCCACAGAGAGCTGCCCAAACCGTCCCACTCAGCTGGAGCAAGACACCGGAATGAGAGAGGGAAAGCTGCAAAGCCACTCGGATAATGGACCGCTGCCCACGGGCAGCAGCCTGGTCCTGCCGGATAACCATAGCCCACCAACCAGAACTTCTTGTGGCTGCAGTCCAGCCTGCATGGGGCACGAGAAAACAAAGACGTCCTTCTGCTCTGAGACAGTGCTTcttaaaaaatctgcaaaatccCA CAGTCATTTCAAATCAGAAGTTCTTGTTCCAATGAAAACCAGTAAACACTCTTCCCACTGTGGCACTGGGCAAACTGGAGTTTGTTTGATTATGTGA